The Pseudomonadota bacterium genomic interval ACAGCGTCGTCAACTGCCCGGTGTTCGGCTTCTTGAACGATCCGCCGACTGAGCCGCAGGCCCCGCGGCCGCGCGTTAGAGGACGGGTAGTTGATTAGCGCTTAGCTTGAACGGCAGTAGCCGCAGTGAGGCGCTATCGTTCAATTTCTTCAGATTGGGAGTAGAAACCGACGCGGGGTGAAGACGTGTCGGTTTCGTTTTGTTAAGAGTTCGGCGGGGCTGCTGCTTATTAGGGTTAATGCCAACACGGCACCCAATCAGATTCTGCCTTGAAGCGAGTTGCAGTGCGCGCCGCCGACATGGTGGAGCAACTACGCAAAGCAGAACGCTCAAACTAACACCGCGAGAGAGATCTTGATGCCGACATCAGCTGTACAATGCGGACGGCGCTGCAGCCAATGAAACCGCGCATCCTCAATGACGAGGACGACAATCTTGTCCAGGATGTGATTAGCGGCCTGCTTGAGCAAGCAGGCTATGAGGTGGCGCTATCGAGCACCCTCGCTGACGGCTTGTGGCAGGTTCAGAGCGAGCACTTCAACCTCATCATACTGGACTATGTGCTCCCGGATGGGACGGGGCTGGAACTGTGCCGCGCGATCCGCCGGTTCGATCCACACACCCCGATCCTCTTCTTCGCTAGTGAGGATCACGGGCTAAATCAACAA includes:
- a CDS encoding response regulator; this translates as MKPRILNDEDDNLVQDVISGLLEQAGYEVALSSTLADGLWQVQSEHFNLIILDYVLPDGTGLELCRAIRRFDPHTPILFFASEDHGLNQQWAVSVSAQGCLTKPLGIYDLVATVARLLDEAQSFEEDVAGSVVTSSH